The sequence below is a genomic window from Babesia bigemina genome assembly Bbig001, chromosome : II.
TGCGGGTGTTATTGATGCCGTGAAAACCGTTAGGTAAAAAAGTGAGTGTCAGCTGAGCCCAGCGCGTCTTCGTTGGCTGTCGTTGGTGTCGCGCTATAACCGTCGTGACATGCCCCTGCATCGCCTGCGGCGCGTAGCGCAAGACAAGACATCCCTATTTTGTAACAGCTGGCGGCACGGAAGCAACGGGTGCGCGACGCGACGGCTCTCAATCCTATGAACGGGAGGTGAATAAAGGGAATCGACAGCTGCAGACAAAGGCGGCTCCGTAATACACCCCCGACAGGGTGACCGGCAACGGAAATGGCAATTACATATTCCGCCGATAGTAGGCGTGATCAGTGTGTCCGAGGTGGCGACTGATTGGTCGCGCCGGGGCCCCGCGTCGAGACACTGCTCACGTCTACGGATGTGTTTCAATCAGCTGCGGTCACGCCACCATCGGGACAGGGGTATGTACATCGGCGTAAGTGTGATGCAACAGTCGAATTTTTTGCGGTGTGGGAGGACAATCGGCAGGGTTGATACGATTATCGCTGCGCCCCACTCCAGCCTCGGCATAGACGGCGGCCGTCGGCCCACGAAAGCAATTACTTTCCACCGAAGGTAACGCTTAAGCAGATATATGCTTAGAGCTGGAATGATCTTTGCGTTGTGCAGTTGTCAGGTTACGGCAACGTGAGCTGCCGAGGGCCGCATAGCGGTGAGGCCGGCCTTCGCAGCGTGACCGATTCGTCATCGCGGTGCCGTGTAATCGCAGCGCCAGTTTTCAGAGGATTTTTTTGGTACTTGTGCCGAATTTCTGGCACTCAGGGGCGCGTTCCAGGCTGCGACGGCATGGTTAACTGACTTCCTCCCGCGCTCACGATGACCTCCACGGACGAGCAAGAAAAGGCCAAGACGGCCGAAACCCGGACGTCTACTTTTAACCCGGACGCACCCGTGTTCAAACCCTCGCAACCCCGCCCGTCTGGCCAGCTCAACGCCAACGCACCTGAGTTCATCCCTGGGCAGCTAGGTACGTACGATGGAGGCATTGGCTACGTCTCGGTACCCGATGTCAAGCACGGCAAGGGGTACAACAAGGGTGGCTACCACAGGCCCATATCGTATATGCACCCTGCAGATGGCCAGTACCCGCCGGCCTGGTCCCCTCCGCACCAGCAGTATATGCCGCTGTGGGTGCCTTGCCCGCAGGACATGTACGGCGGCGCCCCGATGTACGACTACGTGCCGTATAGGTACGGTGGCGGCCGCGGGTACGAGGGTCCGGACGGGCAACCCAGGCCCATGAGGGGCCCGAGACACGGCACCCCTACCGTCCAAGGTCACAAGCGAGAGGCGAGCGTTTCACATGCCATGGGCATGCCGCCGCCACCTCACGGTCCTCCTAAACGCGTTGACCCCGTAGATCGACGCAAGGAAAATAAGGACCAGGGGAAGGTATCGGAAGGAAAGGTTAAAGCTGAGCCCAAGGCAGTGACTAAGGAGCCCGCTGTACGAGTCCCCGAAGTGCTCGTTGCACCTATCGCAACCCCGCCTCCAGACGCGAAACCCAAACAGTTCACGTGGGCCGACCGTTTCCGCCAATCTAGTGTCAAGGAAGAGGCGCAGGACGTTCCCAAGGTGGAGGAAAGCAACCTCACCACGTCGATTTGGAAGGGGCGCCCAACCTTCGCCGACATGATGAAGAAGGCTGCGGAAGCTGCACGTAAAGAGGAAGAGGTGAAAATTGCAGTAGCGAAGGCGTCCGAAGCAGCGCAAAAGCTCGAGATGGAATCTGAGAGCCAAAAGTCGCCAGAGAAAAGTGCTCTGGGCGTCAGTCCCGATGTTGCCTCAGAGCCTGCACGTGCATCCGCTGCTTTAGCCACCGATGAAAGAACCGTGGATGTCGCCGAAGATACGCTGCACAAAACCGCAAAAGCTATAGTCGCTGAAAATGAAGTAGTGGAAGTTCACGATGAAACGCCCAACCACAGGCAGCCAAAGAGCGAACAAATACCTGGTAAAGATCAAAGGATACCCGTTAATCACATTGACGTTTTACTTACCGCGGAACGCCAAAAGGGCGCCGTCGAAGTCAAGCCCGAACAACACATTTTAACGAAACAGATACCACGCGCTGAGGAGTCGATACCATCAAAGGATCTGTCGGAACCGTTGCCGTCAACTCCATCACCAGCTGTGCAGCCGGACATGTCCTCGCACTCTTTCGAGTCTAATCGGTCTGAAGGCGTAACGCCATCCAACCGTGGCGTACCGTCAAGTCCGTCTGTGCACTCTCACGTGCTTGACGCGTCAAGGTTCGACAAGATGAACGGCGTTAAAGCAACGACGCCTGAACTGTCTAAAGATGAAGTCCAGAGTGCAGAATATGATGCCAGTTTGGATCATTACCAGACGCTTGAGTCCTCTCCCCCGCAGAGTTCGAACGAGCTGCCAGAGCTATCGGAATCGGAGACATCCGAACAGTGGCATGAGAGCAGGGAGACAATGCGCTCAAAGCAGTTGGATGATGCTGCATCTAGCCCACTGGTTGACTCCGGTGACGAAGTTGAGGAGCCTATCGCTGATGCGTCCGATGTGTCGGCAGCGGTAGCCACGCCGTCTGACAAGCTGGAGCCCGAGCCGTTTGCAAAGGTCAAGCAGTATTCCCCACCTCCCAGCGACCTCGTATTCCCGATAGACACTTTAGTTAGGTGTGGATTTGAATTGATGAGGGTAGGACTCGAGTTCAACTCTGAACTGGTTTTCTCGCTCAACATTAATAGGGACACCAATGCCGGAACGGAAAATCGCCGGACAGGTGGTGCGCGCTATGAGGAGAAGAACTACGCCCAAAAATACAAAGGCGACAACTGGGTgatgcagcgacgacatgcaAAGCCAGAGCAAAGAGGCTTTGGTGGATGGAACAAGTCTTCCATGGAATTTTCAAGAGATCAGCTAGAGTCGTTATCACGGCCACAGGCGTCCGAATCCTCGTGGATTCGTAAACAGGCCAAACTCAAGATGGACAAGGATCATCAATTGACGCGCAGACTCATGGGTTTGCTCAACAGATTAACGGTCGAAAAGTTCGACACAATCTACAGACAGGTCTTGATGAGCGGTGTGGAAACAGTGCAACAGGCGTTTATGTTGGTGAAGATCATCTTCGAGAAGGCTATCACGCAACACCACTTCATCCCCATGTACGTGGAGCTGTGCGCGAAGTTGTCTTGCGACCTGGACAACTTCCTCGCTGTTGACCCACAGCAGGGCTCCCAAAGCCAGCAGGACACACAATCAACGGCTGCGGCGGGTGAACGCAAGGCAGCCAAGAGAAGCGAATTCATGAGGATCCTGTTGAATTGCTGTCAGGATTCGTTTGAGAATAACCTGAAACCGCTTGAGTTCCCACCCGAGCTTGAAGGTGATGATAAGTTCGAATTCGAGCTCAAGTACAAGCACAGGATGAGGGGAAATATGATTTTCGTCGGTGAGCTCTTCAagcagaagctgctggcggCGAAGTTGCTCATTACCTGCCTGGACCAGGTGTTCGCCAAACGCAACGAATGCATCGCGTCCACCGGTAGCATCGACACGGGCGACAACCACCTCGAGGGCATGTGCACGCTGCTGCAAACCGTCGGGAAATCGTTCGATACCGATAAGTGGAAGTACGCTTCCGAGCTGGAAAGGCGCATTCAGATGCTCACGGACCTGGGCAGGAATCCCCAAATATGCTTCCGTATAAGGTGTCTCATCCAAAATGTTTTGGACAGCAGGCACGAGAAGTGGGTGAAGTCGACGCCATACAAGCTGGAGGGCCCGTGCAGATTACAGGAGCTTCGATCCAAGGTAATGGAACAGGAGAAACAGCAAGAAGACCATGCGTGGCGTACCAAGAGACGCGGTAAGAGCTACGAGGTCAGGGCGCCCTCGCCTAGGCAGCAATCGCCCAAGTCATCCGCAGCGCCGAACGTCCTGTCCGCGACGTCAATACCACCTCCCATGACGGCAGATGAATTGAAACGGCGCACCAGGGGCATTGTGCGGGAGTTCGTGATGTCACACGATCCGAAGGAGGCATCGCTTTGCGTCAGTGAACTGAACCTGCAACCGACGCGCGACTGGGAGCTATATGCCTACCTTTTCAGTGCCGCTCTGGAGGCATGCGCTAAGTTGACGGCCGATCAGGACAGGCGTATTGTTGCGAAGTGGATGACGGATCTTGCTATCGGAAGGTCATCGCAAGACGCTCTTGTAAAGTGGTTGCACGGTTTCCTCAAGGACGAGCCGGCCGATCATGGATATTCCATGATGATTGAGGACTACCCCGTTGTGCCCCTCATGCTGAAGGAGCTTCTGAATTGCATGAAGGAGAGCTACAGCAACGTCCGTGGATTCGCGGAGGTCGAGAAAATCATCGAAGGCGAAATATACCCGGCCGTAGGGTTGATGGTGTAaatgcaacactaccaatTGGTCCTTACAATTAGCCAACGCTAAAAATACCGATTATTGGGTAATTATGTTCATGGTTTGATGGCCGCTGTCAAATCTACTGAGCGTGGCTGCGCACAGGTCCACGTTGGGGGCGGGCTGTAGCCTTATAGGCTCCGGAAGTTGCTTAACGAGTCTGTCCAATGGTGGCAACTTCAAGTCATCGCGAATTCCCCTGGTGATGTCGTCCAAACGCTGATTCTAATATTACTGCTTTGTGCTTCTTTACAAACCTTTATATATGTGGCGTTGGCGTTGTTCCAGCGTTCCTGGCATCTGCAGAGCACCAGGTGGAACTTCGTCTCAATGGTCTGCCTGACCTCGTCGAACTCGCGAGCCACGTACAGGCACGTCCGTTTCTtgcgcttcagcagcagctgagtGGCGCGTTTTAAATGCTTCACAATGCTCTC
It includes:
- a CDS encoding MIF4G domain containing protein, putative; the protein is MTSTDEQEKAKTAETRTSTFNPDAPVFKPSQPRPSGQLNANAPEFIPGQLGTYDGGIGYVSVPDVKHGKGYNKGGYHRPISYMHPADGQYPPAWSPPHQQYMPLWVPCPQDMYGGAPMYDYVPYRYGGGRGYEGPDGQPRPMRGPRHGTPTVQGHKREASVSHAMGMPPPPHGPPKRVDPVDRRKENKDQGKVSEGKVKAEPKAVTKEPAVRVPEVLVAPIATPPPDAKPKQFTWADRFRQSSVKEEAQDVPKVEESNLTTSIWKGRPTFADMMKKAAEAARKEEEVKIAVAKASEAAQKLEMESESQKSPEKSALGVSPDVASEPARASAALATDERTVDVAEDTLHKTAKAIVAENEVVEVHDETPNHRQPKSEQIPGKDQRIPVNHIDVLLTAERQKGAVEVKPEQHILTKQIPRAEESIPSKDLSEPLPSTPSPAVQPDMSSHSFESNRSEGVTPSNRGVPSSPSVHSHVLDASRFDKMNGVKATTPELSKDEVQSAEYDASLDHYQTLESSPPQSSNELPELSESETSEQWHESRETMRSKQLDDAASSPLVDSGDEVEEPIADASDVSAAVATPSDKLEPEPFAKVKQYSPPPSDLVFPIDTLVRCGFELMRVGLEFNSELVFSLNINRDTNAGTENRRTGGARYEEKNYAQKYKGDNWVMQRRHAKPEQRGFGGWNKSSMEFSRDQLESLSRPQASESSWIRKQAKLKMDKDHQLTRRLMGLLNRLTVEKFDTIYRQVLMSGVETVQQAFMLVKIIFEKAITQHHFIPMYVELCAKLSCDLDNFLAVDPQQGSQSQQDTQSTAAAGERKAAKRSEFMRILLNCCQDSFENNLKPLEFPPELEGDDKFEFELKYKHRMRGNMIFVGELFKQKLLAAKLLITCLDQVFAKRNECIASTGSIDTGDNHLEGMCTLLQTVGKSFDTDKWKYASELERRIQMLTDLGRNPQICFRIRCLIQNVLDSRHEKWVKSTPYKLEGPCRLQELRSKVMEQEKQQEDHAWRTKRRGKSYEVRAPSPRQQSPKSSAAPNVLSATSIPPPMTADELKRRTRGIVREFVMSHDPKEASLCVSELNLQPTRDWELYAYLFSAALEACAKLTADQDRRIVAKWMTDLAIGRSSQDALVKWLHGFLKDEPADHGYSMMIEDYPVVPLMLKELLNCMKESYSNVRGFAEVEKIIEGEIYPAVGLMV